The Deinococcus carri genome contains a region encoding:
- a CDS encoding L-aspartate oxidase: MKTLETELLVIGGGVAGAYAALTARSYGADVVLACKTPLMGGSTRWAQGGIAAPLADGDEAAHALDTRRAGRGLCEPETVEAFVREARAHVETLRDLGVAFAPHGTLEGGHSRPRIRHTGDATGHAISLALGRALGAGEGPGLRVLPGAFARNLRLAGGRVVGADFLTPGGPLRVRAGGVLLATGGFGRLYPVATAPREGTGDGLALAYRAGAVLRDLEFVQFHPTAVVAGGEAHLVTEAARGEGGVLLNARGERFMARYDPALELAPRDVVARAIAAERAATGGVFLDLRHLGAEWVEARFPTVTATLRPLGLDLGRDPIPVQPAVHYTMGGVQTDARGRTTLPGLYAAGEVASSGLHGANRLASNSLSEGLVFGARAARAALAEGALPLEEGEAVAAPGADPAGLATLRQRLGAAAGLRRDAAGLGAALAGWGLSPAPGDSRAALEAANLALIGELVLRAALAREESRGGHFRSDFPREGTPLHMVQWRDGRGARLEQVPVGAGVLRFSA; the protein is encoded by the coding sequence GTGAAAACGCTGGAAACGGAACTGCTGGTCATCGGCGGCGGTGTGGCGGGTGCGTATGCCGCCCTGACGGCCCGCAGTTACGGCGCGGACGTGGTGCTGGCCTGCAAGACACCCCTGATGGGCGGCTCGACCCGCTGGGCACAGGGCGGCATCGCCGCGCCGCTGGCCGACGGGGACGAGGCCGCGCACGCGCTGGACACGCGGCGGGCCGGGCGGGGCCTGTGCGAGCCGGAGACGGTGGAGGCCTTCGTGCGGGAGGCGCGGGCGCACGTGGAGACGCTGCGCGACCTGGGCGTGGCCTTTGCCCCGCACGGCACCCTGGAAGGCGGTCACAGCCGCCCCCGCATCCGCCATACCGGGGACGCCACCGGGCACGCCATCAGCCTCGCGCTGGGCCGCGCCCTGGGGGCCGGGGAGGGGCCGGGCCTGCGGGTGCTGCCGGGGGCCTTTGCCCGCAACCTGCGCCTCGCGGGGGGCCGGGTCGTGGGCGCGGACTTCCTGACCCCCGGGGGGCCGCTGCGGGTGCGGGCGGGGGGCGTGCTGCTCGCCACCGGGGGCTTCGGGCGGCTGTACCCGGTGGCGACCGCGCCGCGCGAGGGCACCGGGGACGGCCTGGCGCTGGCCTACCGGGCCGGGGCGGTGCTGCGGGACCTGGAGTTCGTGCAGTTTCACCCCACGGCGGTCGTGGCCGGGGGCGAGGCGCACCTGGTGACGGAGGCGGCGCGGGGCGAGGGCGGCGTGCTGCTGAACGCGCGCGGCGAACGCTTCATGGCCCGCTACGACCCGGCGCTGGAACTCGCCCCGCGCGACGTGGTGGCCCGCGCGATTGCCGCCGAGAGGGCCGCGACGGGCGGCGTGTTTCTGGACCTGCGGCACCTGGGCGCGGAATGGGTGGAGGCGCGCTTTCCCACCGTCACCGCCACGCTGCGCCCACTGGGGCTGGACCTGGGCCGCGACCCCATCCCGGTGCAGCCCGCCGTGCATTACACGATGGGCGGCGTGCAGACGGACGCGCGGGGCCGCACCACCCTGCCCGGCCTGTACGCGGCGGGCGAGGTGGCCTCCAGCGGCCTGCACGGGGCGAACCGCCTGGCGAGCAATAGCCTGTCCGAGGGGCTGGTGTTCGGGGCCAGGGCGGCGCGGGCGGCGCTGGCCGAGGGTGCCCTGCCCCTGGAGGAGGGTGAGGCAGTCGCGGCCCCCGGTGCGGACCCGGCGGGGTTGGCGACCCTGCGCCAACGCCTGGGCGCGGCGGCGGGCCTGCGGCGGGACGCGGCGGGGCTGGGGGCGGCGCTGGCGGGGTGGGGCCTCTCCCCTGCCCCCGGCGACAGCCGCGCGGCGCTGGAGGCGGCCAACCTTGCCCTGATTGGGGAGCTGGTGTTGCGGGCAGCCCTAGCGCGGGAGGAGTCGCGCGGGGGGCACTTCCGTTCGGACTTTCCGCGTGAGGGCACGCCGCTGCACATGGTGCAATGGCGGGACGGGCGGGGGGCGCGGCTGGAGCAGGTGCCGGTGGGTGCGGGCGTGCTAAGGTTCAGCGCGTGA
- a CDS encoding class I SAM-dependent methyltransferase encodes MSAPDRFLGRADVYAQARPSYPDALGAWLAERGLLPGGVADVGAGTGLFTRLLLAHGAQVHAVEPNPEMRAQLAAGLAEAVAAGRLTVHDGTSEATDLPDASVSLVTAAQAAHWFAPAPTVREFRRILRPGGHVLLVWNDWRGEAVPFNRAYGEVVMKFAEGMPEVVTRVPDAELPQLLPGGFEQVTFGNPLSLTRERLHALAASVSYLPSPSDAAYPAMVRELNALFDASQQGGAVTLAYRTHAYLGRLA; translated from the coding sequence GTGAGCGCCCCCGACCGCTTCCTGGGCCGCGCGGACGTGTACGCCCAGGCGCGGCCCTCCTACCCGGATGCACTCGGCGCATGGCTGGCGGAACGGGGCCTGCTGCCCGGTGGCGTGGCCGACGTGGGCGCGGGCACGGGCCTCTTTACCCGCCTGCTGCTGGCGCACGGGGCGCAGGTTCACGCCGTCGAGCCGAACCCCGAGATGCGTGCTCAGCTGGCCGCCGGCTTGGCCGAGGCCGTGGCCGCGGGCCGCCTGACCGTCCACGACGGCACCAGTGAGGCGACCGACCTGCCGGACGCCAGCGTGTCCCTCGTCACCGCCGCGCAGGCCGCCCACTGGTTCGCGCCCGCACCCACCGTCCGCGAGTTCCGCCGCATCCTGCGCCCCGGCGGGCACGTGCTGCTGGTCTGGAACGACTGGCGGGGCGAGGCTGTCCCCTTCAACCGGGCGTATGGGGAGGTGGTCATGAAGTTCGCCGAGGGCATGCCCGAGGTGGTGACGCGCGTGCCCGACGCCGAACTGCCGCAGCTCCTCCCCGGCGGCTTCGAGCAGGTCACCTTCGGGAATCCCCTCTCCCTCACCCGCGAGCGCCTCCACGCCCTCGCGGCCAGCGTCAGCTACCTGCCCTCGCCCAGCGATGCGGCCTACCCGGCGATGGTGCGGGAACTGAATGCCCTCTTCGACGCCTCTCAGCAGGGCGGCGCGGTCACGCTGGCCTACCGCACGCACGCTTACCTGGGTCGCCTGGCGTAA
- a CDS encoding B12-binding domain-containing radical SAM protein: protein MSYWRNEIKPLLDAETGTLFKQAPIRVTLAFPNRYSVGMASLGYQVIYRMFNQEEGVACERAFLPDDVEAFERTGQPLPTVESGRAAGDCELFALSVSFELDLTNIIRTLDVAGMRPLREERDDTDPVVMIGGPFTSSNPYPLTPFADVIIIGDGEQIVPVVSEALREASTREEFYDLIDGMPGVFLPARHVHEPTWATAPKELLPAYSQIVTPHSELSNMFLVEAQRGCPRPCTFCLARTMYGPNRNNQAQELLDVIPDWVEKVGLVGAALSDFPHTKYVGRTLTDRGIKLGVSSIRADTVDAELAEILKAGGLRTFTVASDAPSERLRRWLKKGITTEDLVKTAQISRDLGFSGIKVYMMIGLGPENDDDITELIAFTRDLAKINRVALGISPFVPKRHTPHFADPFAGVQTIEKRLKRIQKELRTTAELRNVSAKWAWVESVIARGGPEVGMAAYRIYRQESIGAWKKALEEVGWRDEFEANTPAIGLPPGQYEARDVSAHAQGLAV from the coding sequence TTGAGTTACTGGCGCAACGAAATCAAACCGCTGCTGGACGCGGAGACGGGCACCTTATTTAAGCAGGCCCCCATCCGCGTCACGCTGGCGTTTCCCAACCGCTACTCCGTGGGGATGGCTTCTCTGGGCTATCAGGTCATCTACCGCATGTTCAACCAGGAAGAGGGCGTCGCCTGCGAGCGTGCCTTCCTGCCCGACGACGTGGAGGCCTTCGAGCGCACCGGTCAGCCCCTCCCCACCGTCGAGTCGGGCCGCGCGGCGGGCGACTGCGAACTGTTCGCCCTGAGCGTTTCGTTTGAGCTGGACCTCACCAACATCATCCGCACGCTGGACGTGGCGGGGATGCGCCCGCTGCGCGAGGAGCGCGACGACACCGACCCGGTCGTGATGATCGGCGGTCCCTTCACGTCCTCCAACCCCTATCCGCTGACGCCCTTTGCCGACGTGATCATCATCGGGGACGGCGAGCAGATTGTGCCGGTGGTGTCGGAAGCCCTGCGGGAGGCCAGCACCCGCGAGGAGTTCTACGACCTGATCGACGGGATGCCGGGCGTCTTCCTGCCCGCGCGGCATGTCCACGAGCCGACCTGGGCGACCGCGCCCAAGGAACTGCTGCCCGCGTACTCGCAGATCGTCACGCCGCACAGCGAACTCAGCAACATGTTCCTGGTCGAGGCGCAGCGCGGTTGCCCCCGCCCCTGCACCTTCTGCCTGGCCCGCACCATGTACGGCCCCAACCGCAACAACCAGGCGCAGGAACTGCTCGACGTGATTCCCGACTGGGTGGAAAAGGTCGGCCTGGTGGGCGCGGCCCTGTCCGACTTCCCGCACACCAAGTATGTGGGGCGCACGCTGACCGACCGCGGCATCAAGCTGGGCGTCAGCTCCATCCGCGCCGATACCGTGGACGCCGAACTGGCCGAGATTCTGAAGGCGGGCGGCCTGCGGACCTTCACGGTCGCCTCCGACGCGCCCAGTGAGCGCCTGCGCCGCTGGCTGAAAAAGGGCATCACCACGGAAGACCTCGTCAAGACCGCGCAGATCAGCCGCGACCTGGGCTTTTCGGGCATCAAGGTCTACATGATGATCGGCCTCGGCCCGGAGAACGACGACGACATCACCGAGCTGATCGCCTTTACCAGGGACCTCGCCAAGATCAACCGCGTGGCCCTGGGCATCAGCCCCTTCGTGCCCAAGCGCCACACGCCGCACTTCGCGGACCCCTTCGCGGGCGTGCAGACCATCGAAAAGCGTCTCAAGCGCATCCAGAAGGAACTGCGCACCACCGCCGAACTCCGCAACGTGTCCGCCAAGTGGGCCTGGGTCGAGAGCGTGATCGCCCGCGGCGGCCCCGAGGTGGGCATGGCCGCCTACCGGATTTACCGCCAGGAGAGCATCGGGGCCTGGAAAAAGGCCCTGGAAGAGGTCGGCTGGCGCGACGAGTTCGAGGCCAACACGCCCGCGATCGGCCTCCCGCCGGGGCAGTACGAGGCCCGGGACGTGAGCGCCCACGCGCAGGGCCTGGCGGTATAG
- a CDS encoding cation:proton antiporter has product MPLAQLFLELGAVILALALVGRAAGRLGITPIPLYLLAGIGLGAFMHLGDAPEEFIHIGAEIGAVLLLFTLGLEYTSRELRDNLRANRQVGLLDFGLNFTPGLLAGLLLGFAPLAAVLLGGVTYLSSSGIASKILGDLGRLGNRETPVILAVCVLEDVAMAAYLPVVAALLLGGTLAAIGVNLLVALAAFAAAFFLALRYGHVLSRVVNVQSSEALLLSVFGLVLVVAGAADLLKVSAAIGAFLVGIALSGEVAERTRPLIEPLRDLFAAVFFVFFGLQLDLGSVPGVLLPAALLTVVTSATKFFTGWWGAARAGVQTRGRYRAGTTLIPRGEFSILIAGLGLGLAPTLGPLAAVYVLLTAILGPVLARFDAQLAPLFDRSLRETRA; this is encoded by the coding sequence GTGCCCCTGGCTCAACTGTTTCTGGAACTGGGCGCGGTGATTCTCGCGCTGGCGCTGGTGGGCCGGGCAGCCGGACGCCTGGGCATCACGCCCATTCCGCTGTACCTGCTCGCCGGGATTGGCCTGGGGGCCTTTATGCACCTGGGGGACGCGCCCGAGGAGTTCATCCATATCGGGGCCGAGATTGGCGCGGTGCTGCTGCTCTTCACGCTGGGGCTGGAATACACCAGCCGCGAACTGCGCGACAACCTCCGGGCCAACCGGCAGGTGGGACTGCTGGACTTCGGGCTGAACTTCACGCCGGGGCTGCTGGCGGGCCTGCTGCTGGGCTTTGCGCCGCTGGCCGCCGTGCTGCTGGGCGGCGTGACCTACCTGAGTTCCAGCGGCATCGCCAGCAAGATTCTGGGCGACCTGGGCCGCCTGGGCAACCGCGAGACGCCGGTGATCCTGGCCGTCTGCGTGCTGGAGGACGTGGCGATGGCCGCCTACTTGCCGGTGGTCGCCGCGCTGCTGCTGGGCGGGACGCTCGCCGCCATCGGGGTCAACCTGCTGGTGGCGCTCGCCGCGTTTGCCGCCGCGTTCTTTCTGGCGCTGCGCTACGGGCACGTGCTGAGCCGCGTGGTCAACGTGCAGAGCAGCGAGGCACTGCTGCTGAGCGTGTTCGGGCTGGTCCTGGTCGTGGCGGGGGCCGCCGACCTGCTGAAGGTGTCCGCCGCGATCGGGGCCTTTCTGGTGGGCATCGCCCTCTCGGGCGAGGTCGCGGAACGCACCCGCCCCCTGATCGAGCCGCTGCGCGACCTCTTTGCCGCCGTGTTCTTCGTGTTCTTCGGGCTGCAACTGGACCTGGGGAGCGTGCCGGGCGTGCTGCTGCCCGCCGCGCTGCTGACGGTGGTGACCAGCGCCACCAAGTTCTTCACCGGCTGGTGGGGCGCGGCCCGTGCCGGGGTGCAGACCCGCGGACGCTACCGCGCGGGCACCACCCTGATCCCACGCGGCGAGTTCAGCATCCTGATCGCGGGGCTGGGCCTGGGCCTCGCACCCACGCTGGGGCCGCTGGCCGCCGTGTACGTGCTGCTCACCGCAATTCTGGGGCCGGTGCTGGCCCGCTTCGACGCGCAGCTCGCGCCACTCTTTGACCGCAGCTTGCGGGAGACGAGGGCGTAA
- a CDS encoding cation:proton antiporter regulatory subunit yields MVKLEETPLPGVGVRHDFDGRFGKRVGVIRHRDGRREIFVSRRDDPDACAQNIVLSDEEAEAVADLLSGSTITRHVARLTQDIEGLAMDWVNVPGISPYAGRPLGDTMMRTRTGASIVAVMRDGQAIPAPGPEFPLHAGDTVVVVGTPGGVVSAAKLLSGEG; encoded by the coding sequence ATGGTCAAGCTGGAAGAAACTCCCCTGCCCGGTGTGGGCGTGCGGCATGATTTCGATGGCCGCTTCGGCAAACGCGTGGGCGTGATCCGGCACCGTGACGGGCGGCGGGAGATTTTCGTCTCGCGCCGCGACGACCCCGATGCCTGCGCGCAGAACATCGTCCTGAGCGACGAGGAGGCCGAGGCGGTCGCGGACCTGCTGAGCGGCAGCACCATCACCCGGCACGTGGCGCGGCTCACGCAGGACATCGAGGGCCTGGCGATGGACTGGGTGAATGTGCCCGGCATCAGCCCCTACGCGGGGCGGCCCCTGGGCGACACCATGATGCGCACCCGCACCGGGGCCAGCATCGTGGCGGTCATGCGGGACGGTCAGGCCATCCCCGCGCCCGGCCCGGAGTTCCCGCTGCACGCGGGGGACACGGTGGTCGTGGTGGGCACGCCCGGCGGCGTGGTCAGCGCCGCGAAGCTGCTCAGCGGCGAGGGCTGA
- a CDS encoding triacylglycerol lipase: MKGSAPQVAASLSLALLLASCGQTSTANRAASAPPTAAPAGTSADTYAARQALLPTLTPEPAELGAVTDLSTALPGGRKLSAQAVDKSVPIILVHGMTGFGRDEMGGLVKYWGGFFDVQEDLKALGYQVYTASVGPFSSNWDRAAELYAQIKGGCVDYGAAHSAEFGHTRNDPAKCYPGFYPQWDAGHPVNLIGHSMGGPTSRLLVKLLDDGSPANAAEGNLYTGRRAGWVRNVMTISSPNDGSPAADNLQTLIPELQKLIVTAGGLLGANATDFTVYDFDAGQWGLKRQPGESLSAYADRVAHSRMMTSKDSCAWDLRPDGAKEQNVFIGRSKVTRYFSWATSASHAGLLTGWHYPDVTMSAELLPTAYPFPRPLTPGMGNVFGKSAFGGVTYDSSWWENDGIAPSNYMDAPIGQPSEAYTGQPTQNGRWYRLGKLSGWDHLDITGNITLRGVRDFYRNQAAFLSIQN; encoded by the coding sequence ATGAAGGGTTCCGCGCCCCAGGTTGCCGCTTCACTCTCGCTCGCCCTGTTGTTGGCCTCGTGCGGCCAGACCTCCACTGCCAACCGTGCGGCGTCGGCCCCGCCCACCGCCGCCCCAGCGGGTACCTCTGCCGACACCTACGCGGCGCGTCAGGCCCTGCTGCCGACCCTGACCCCCGAGCCGGCAGAGCTGGGCGCGGTCACGGACCTGTCCACCGCCCTCCCCGGGGGCCGCAAACTGAGCGCGCAGGCCGTCGACAAGAGCGTGCCGATCATCCTGGTCCATGGCATGACCGGGTTCGGCCGCGACGAGATGGGCGGCCTCGTGAAGTACTGGGGCGGCTTCTTCGACGTGCAGGAGGACCTGAAGGCACTGGGCTATCAGGTCTACACGGCCAGCGTGGGTCCTTTCAGCAGCAATTGGGACCGCGCCGCCGAACTGTACGCGCAGATCAAGGGCGGCTGCGTGGACTATGGCGCGGCGCATAGCGCGGAGTTCGGGCACACCCGGAATGACCCCGCCAAGTGCTACCCCGGCTTCTACCCGCAGTGGGATGCGGGACACCCCGTCAACCTGATCGGGCACAGCATGGGCGGCCCCACCTCGCGCCTGCTGGTCAAGCTGCTTGACGACGGCAGCCCGGCCAACGCCGCGGAGGGCAACCTGTATACGGGCAGGCGCGCGGGCTGGGTCAGGAACGTGATGACCATCAGCTCGCCCAATGACGGCAGCCCGGCCGCCGACAACCTCCAGACGCTAATTCCCGAACTCCAGAAGCTGATCGTGACGGCGGGCGGCCTGCTGGGCGCGAACGCGACGGACTTCACTGTCTACGACTTCGACGCGGGGCAGTGGGGCCTGAAACGCCAGCCGGGCGAGAGCCTGAGCGCCTATGCCGACCGGGTCGCCCACTCCCGCATGATGACCAGCAAGGATTCCTGCGCCTGGGACCTGCGGCCCGACGGAGCGAAGGAGCAGAATGTCTTTATCGGGCGCAGCAAGGTGACGCGGTATTTCTCGTGGGCCACCAGCGCCAGCCACGCGGGCCTGCTGACCGGCTGGCACTACCCGGACGTGACCATGAGTGCGGAACTGCTCCCCACCGCCTACCCCTTCCCGCGCCCGCTGACGCCGGGGATGGGCAACGTCTTCGGCAAGAGTGCGTTCGGCGGCGTCACCTACGACAGCAGTTGGTGGGAGAACGACGGCATCGCCCCCTCCAACTACATGGACGCCCCCATCGGTCAGCCCAGCGAGGCCTACACCGGCCAGCCCACCCAGAACGGGCGCTGGTACCGCCTGGGCAAACTCTCGGGCTGGGATCATCTGGACATCACCGGAAACATTACCCTGCGCGGGGTGCGGGACTTCTACCGCAACCAGGCCGCCTTCCTCAGCATCCAGAACTGA
- a CDS encoding homoaconitate hydratase family protein — protein sequence MTAASSPHPPDRPQTMAEKILSRRGIRTVYAGELAVVDVDQVMVVDSIAQSFIGRMEEDLAATPKFPERVSIVVDHVAPASTVSVAQAQKEAREYAARTGVRLFDVGRGICHQVLMEERLAQPGWLVLGSDSHSTTYGAVAAFGTGMGATDIALAAASGKTWLRVPESVKVTLTGDLQPGVTAKDAALEMIRVLGADGATYQSIEIHAGDRFTRGERMTLANLCVEAGAKAGLVVPGGEILTDYGYDIPDWVYPDPGAEYVREVDLDLSNLRPRMSAPSEVDNVHDVAELRGLKVDQVFIGTCTNGRLEDLHAAAKVLRGRRVDPSTRLLVIPASSQVMEQALEDGTLLTLQRAGAALGTPGCGPCMGRHQGVLAPGEVCVSTSNRNFIGRMGDKDAQVYLASPAVAAATAVMGRIALPEDLGREPVRGAV from the coding sequence ATGACTGCTGCCTCCTCCCCCCACCCCCCTGACCGGCCGCAGACGATGGCGGAAAAGATCCTCTCGCGGCGCGGCATCCGGACCGTGTATGCCGGCGAACTCGCCGTCGTGGACGTGGATCAGGTGATGGTCGTGGACTCCATCGCGCAGAGCTTTATCGGGCGGATGGAAGAAGACCTGGCCGCAACGCCGAAGTTCCCCGAGCGCGTTTCCATCGTCGTCGATCACGTCGCGCCCGCCTCCACCGTCAGCGTCGCCCAGGCGCAGAAGGAGGCGCGCGAGTACGCGGCGCGGACGGGCGTGCGCCTCTTCGACGTCGGAAGGGGCATCTGCCACCAGGTGCTGATGGAAGAGCGCCTCGCGCAGCCCGGCTGGCTCGTGCTGGGGTCGGACAGCCATTCCACCACCTACGGCGCAGTTGCGGCCTTCGGCACCGGCATGGGCGCGACCGACATCGCCCTGGCCGCCGCCAGCGGCAAGACCTGGCTGCGGGTGCCCGAAAGCGTCAAGGTCACCTTGACCGGCGACCTCCAGCCCGGCGTGACGGCCAAGGACGCCGCCCTGGAAATGATTCGCGTGCTGGGGGCCGACGGGGCCACCTACCAGAGCATCGAGATCCACGCCGGGGACCGCTTCACCCGCGGCGAGCGCATGACGCTGGCGAACCTGTGCGTGGAGGCCGGGGCCAAGGCCGGGCTGGTCGTGCCCGGCGGCGAAATCCTGACGGACTACGGCTACGACATCCCCGACTGGGTGTACCCCGACCCCGGCGCGGAATATGTCCGCGAGGTGGACCTCGACCTCTCCAACCTGCGTCCCCGCATGAGCGCCCCCAGCGAGGTGGACAACGTCCACGACGTGGCCGAGCTGCGCGGCCTGAAGGTCGATCAGGTCTTTATCGGCACCTGCACCAACGGCCGCCTGGAAGACCTCCACGCCGCCGCCAAGGTGCTGCGGGGCCGCCGGGTGGACCCCTCCACCCGCCTGCTGGTCATTCCCGCTTCCAGCCAGGTGATGGAGCAGGCGCTGGAGGACGGCACGCTGCTGACCCTCCAGCGCGCGGGCGCGGCGCTGGGCACCCCCGGCTGCGGCCCCTGCATGGGCCGTCACCAGGGCGTGCTGGCCCCCGGCGAGGTCTGCGTTTCCACCTCAAATCGCAACTTCATCGGGCGGATGGGCGACAAGGACGCGCAGGTGTACCTGGCCTCGCCCGCGGTGGCGGCGGCGACGGCGGTGATGGGGCGGATCGCGCTGCCGGAGGACCTGGGCCGTGAACCCGTCCGGGGGGCCGTCTGA
- a CDS encoding homoaconitate hydratase (catalyzes the formation of homoisocitrate from cis-homoaconitate), whose translation MPRVWKFGDSVNTDDILPGKFAPFMAGEDVFQTFAFHYIRPEFAAAVRPGDVLVGGRNWGLGSSREYAPQALKKLRVGGIIAPSFARIHYRNLLNLGIPAFEADLTKVLQDGDEVSLDVETGVLTRGVDTFQLPPPPDFLREALREGSILAFFKKYGRFPGEQPGEQSAQGDP comes from the coding sequence ATGCCCCGCGTCTGGAAATTTGGCGACTCCGTTAATACCGACGACATCCTCCCCGGCAAGTTCGCGCCCTTCATGGCGGGCGAGGACGTGTTTCAGACCTTCGCCTTTCATTACATCCGGCCCGAGTTCGCGGCGGCCGTCCGGCCCGGCGACGTGCTGGTGGGTGGGCGCAACTGGGGCCTGGGCAGCAGCCGCGAGTATGCCCCGCAGGCCCTCAAGAAGCTGCGGGTCGGCGGCATCATTGCGCCCTCGTTCGCGCGCATCCACTACCGCAATCTGCTGAACCTGGGCATTCCCGCCTTCGAGGCCGACCTGACCAAAGTCCTTCAGGACGGCGACGAGGTGAGCCTGGACGTGGAAACGGGTGTGCTGACACGCGGGGTGGACACTTTCCAGCTTCCGCCCCCGCCCGACTTTCTGCGCGAGGCCCTGCGGGAAGGCAGCATCCTGGCCTTTTTCAAGAAGTACGGCCGCTTTCCGGGGGAGCAGCCGGGCGAACAGTCCGCGCAGGGCGACCCGTAA
- the lysW gene encoding lysine biosynthesis protein LysW — protein MPIVQFENPETGAIIELTDPELGELVIDDETGVEYEVVSVAPPRLEPAPQEAEDWGE, from the coding sequence ATGCCCATTGTTCAATTTGAAAACCCGGAAACGGGCGCAATCATCGAACTCACCGACCCCGAACTCGGTGAACTCGTCATCGACGACGAAACCGGCGTGGAATACGAGGTCGTCTCGGTGGCCCCCCCCCGCCTGGAGCCGGCCCCGCAGGAAGCGGAGGATTGGGGGGAGTAA
- the lysX gene encoding lysine biosynthesis protein LysX produces the protein MAELAVLYDRIRPDEKMLFEALDGLGVSYDKVYTPQLRVTFDEQGRAQVPWRVALERCVSQTRGHAVTRALEGLGVKVVNPSHVIELCGDKLATNAALARAGLPTPRTGVAFDGEAALALIEELGYPVVLKPTVGSWGRMVSRINDRDAAEAIIEHKEVLGGPQHGVFYVQELIHKPQRDIRAFVVGGECIGAIYRTSEHWITNTARGAKASNCPVTPEIADLATRAAAAVAGEIVAIDLVEDPQRHNDWGGLLVIEINHTMEFKNSVSTTGVDIPRLMGQYALGLLG, from the coding sequence ATGGCCGAACTCGCCGTCCTCTACGACCGCATTCGCCCCGACGAGAAGATGCTGTTCGAGGCGCTCGACGGCCTCGGGGTGTCCTACGACAAGGTGTATACCCCGCAGCTCCGCGTCACCTTCGACGAGCAGGGCCGCGCGCAGGTGCCCTGGCGGGTGGCGCTGGAGCGCTGCGTGAGCCAGACGCGCGGGCACGCCGTCACCCGCGCCCTGGAGGGCCTGGGCGTGAAGGTCGTGAACCCCTCGCACGTCATCGAGCTGTGCGGCGACAAGCTGGCGACCAACGCGGCCCTGGCCCGCGCGGGCCTGCCCACGCCGCGCACCGGGGTCGCCTTCGACGGCGAGGCGGCGCTCGCCCTGATCGAGGAGCTGGGCTACCCGGTCGTGCTCAAACCCACCGTCGGCTCGTGGGGCCGGATGGTCAGCCGCATCAACGACCGCGACGCCGCCGAGGCGATCATCGAGCACAAGGAGGTGCTGGGCGGCCCGCAGCACGGCGTGTTCTACGTGCAGGAGCTGATCCACAAGCCGCAGCGTGACATCCGCGCCTTCGTGGTGGGTGGCGAGTGCATAGGGGCCATCTACCGCACCTCGGAACACTGGATCACCAACACGGCGCGCGGCGCAAAGGCCAGCAACTGCCCAGTCACGCCCGAAATCGCGGACCTGGCGACCCGTGCCGCCGCCGCCGTCGCCGGTGAAATCGTCGCCATCGATCTGGTCGAGGACCCGCAGCGCCACAACGACTGGGGCGGCCTGCTGGTGATCGAAATCAACCACACGATGGAGTTCAAGAACTCGGTGAGCACCACGGGCGTGGACATTCCCCGCCTGATGGGCCAATACGCGCTCGGCCTGCTGGGCTAG
- a CDS encoding MarR family winged helix-turn-helix transcriptional regulator — protein MMDPSPDRPETATRDDAAQLGREMKRLHRLISSHVLVNMQDELQDHDLTFTQMTALHQLRAQAPLTVTALAERISLSVAAASHLVERLVRRGLAERRENPENRREKLVVPSVQGLKVVARMDDQFIGAYVAAFSRARPGTIHAATASIRALLAELAPAPSQENP, from the coding sequence ATGATGGACCCTTCCCCCGACCGGCCGGAAACGGCCACCCGCGACGACGCCGCGCAGCTCGGCCGGGAGATGAAGCGCCTGCACCGCCTGATCAGCAGCCACGTGCTGGTGAACATGCAGGACGAGCTTCAGGACCACGACCTCACCTTCACGCAGATGACGGCCCTGCACCAGCTTCGCGCCCAGGCCCCCCTGACCGTGACGGCGCTGGCCGAGCGCATCAGCCTGAGCGTGGCCGCGGCCAGCCATCTGGTCGAGCGGCTGGTGCGCCGCGGCCTGGCCGAGCGCCGCGAGAACCCGGAAAACCGCCGCGAGAAGCTGGTGGTGCCCAGTGTTCAGGGCCTGAAGGTGGTGGCCCGCATGGACGACCAGTTTATCGGCGCGTATGTCGCGGCCTTCAGCAGAGCGCGGCCGGGGACGATACACGCGGCGACCGCCTCCATTCGCGCCTTGCTGGCCGAACTCGCCCCTGCCCCCTCCCAGGAGAACCCATGA